A region of the Zootoca vivipara chromosome 3, rZooViv1.1, whole genome shotgun sequence genome:
acaattttatttattgatcCATATAGACCGTTTGCTGCTATCCACAGACCTTGAAGTGGTTTACAGTAAATATAAGTTGCTGGTGGTACCTGTGGAagaatttttaaagggggggggggctaaaaatACTAcagcagtggtgccctcccatcagatgtcaaacagataaacaactatttaacttttagaagacatctgttcagggaagtttttaatggctgatgttttattgtgtttttaatattgtgttgggagctgtccagagtggctggaacaacccagccagatgggcgccgtataaataaaataataataataataataataataataataataataataataataataataaggaaggctttcttttttaaacaacaacaacaaccctctcaaGCAAACTTTGCATAAAACTTGCCCTTGAGAACGActggatgcttttttaaaatattgttttattaaataaagaataagaaaacACCTCTGTTTTGTAGAAGATAATTTCAAAATTTCTACCTAGAGTCACTTGTCTCTGCCAGTCTATTGTTCATGATAGCTAGAGCGCCCACTCCTCCCGAGAAGCCATTTTGCCTTGTGTTTATGCAGACGTTCCGAGGGTAGCCATTGGCCGTCTCGGACAACTGCTTTTGCAGGAGGGCCAGGGAGACTTTGTTGGAGGCGGTGAGATCCCTCATGGAGATCATCTCACCCGAAAGCCGCCTCCCCTCCGTGTCGCTGTCGTACTGTCCGTCCGTCTCCATAGAGATGTTGTGCCGGCGGAACCGGGACCCCGGTGTGATGGCGTTTCGGCGCCCAAGGCGAGCGGTCGGTTTATGGCAATCTGGGCAGCACCGACACCGGAACTTTCTGAGCATCCAATTTAAAACCTGCTTGATTACAATCGAGATGACGTTAAAAAGGGAGTAGATGCAGCAGACCCCCATCAATATAAACATGAAGTTTCCGAATCTGTATAATCCCTGATTTCGGTAAACGGCGTTTTGGCTGCTCACCAGGTCACCAAACCCGATGGTGCTGAAGGTGACGAAACAGTAGTACAAGGAGTCAATGTAATTCCACCCTTCCACGGCGGTGTACATGGCTGAGGCACAGCAAGCAATAGTAATGGCAAGGATTCCC
Encoded here:
- the KCNK12 gene encoding potassium channel subfamily K member 12; translation: MMSIRRSQGCCCVSHFNEDNGRFVLLAVLIIAYLTAGATIFSAIESPSEAEALQRWNWTLQNFSQIFNISLPELRAFLRSYEAAMAAGIRADALRPRWDFTGAFYFVGTVVSTIGFGMSTPATVAGKAFLIVYGLFGCAATILFFNLFLERIISLLALVMKACHERQLRRSGLLPPTCRRGSSMSDVDSLIGWKPSVYHVMLILGILAITIACCASAMYTAVEGWNYIDSLYYCFVTFSTIGFGDLVSSQNAVYRNQGLYRFGNFMFILMGVCCIYSLFNVISIVIKQVLNWMLRKFRCRCCPDCHKPTARLGRRNAITPGSRFRRHNISMETDGQYDSDTEGRRLSGEMISMRDLTASNKVSLALLQKQLSETANGYPRNVCINTRQNGFSGGVGALAIMNNRLAETSDSR